Proteins found in one Primulina eburnea isolate SZY01 chromosome 16, ASM2296580v1, whole genome shotgun sequence genomic segment:
- the LOC140816661 gene encoding cytochrome b-c1 complex subunit Rieske-4, mitochondrial-like yields MLRVAGRRLSSLSWLSGRNSSAAYSALNPLAAIHPSSDDRAAFISSPPHTNSILDQIRGFSSGALAPGQEIGMTPDLPATVAAIKNPSSKIVYDEHNHERYPPGDPSKRAFAYFVLTGGRFVYASLARLLVLKFVLSMSATKDVLALASLEVDLSNIEPGATVTVKWRGKPVFIRRRTEDDINLANSVDVASLRDPQEDSVRVKNPEWLVVVGVCTHLGCIPLPNAGDFGGWFCPCHGSHYDISGRIRKGPAPFNLEVPTYSFLEENKLLVG; encoded by the exons ATGTTGAGAGTAGCGGGGCGGAGGCTGTCATCTCTTTCATGGCTGTCTGGTCGGAATTCTTCGGCCGCCTACTCGGCCCTAAACCCTCTCGCCGCCATCCATCCATCTTCCGATGATCGCGCAGCATTCATTTCCTCGCCTCCGCACACCAATTCAATTCTGGATCAAATCAGAG GATTTTCATCTGGTGCCCTTGCGCCTGGACAGGAGATTGGTATGACTCCAGATCTCCCAGCTACAGTGGCTGCAATAAAGAATCCCAGTTCAAAGATTGTGTACGATGAGCACAATCATGAGCGGTATCCACCTGGCGATCCCAGCAAACGTGCATTTGCATACTTTGTTTTGACTGGTGGCAGGTTTGTGTATGCATCATTGGCCCGTCTCCTAGTCCTCAAATTTGTTTTGAGCATGTCTGCAACTAAAGATGTCCTCGCTCTTGCTTCGCTTGAGGTGGATCTATCAAACATTGAACCCGGGGCTACTGTTACCGTGAAGTGGCGTGGGAAGCCAGTTTTCATTAGGCGTCGAACTGAAGATGACATCAATTTGGCTAACAGTGTTGATGTTGCATCTCTTCGCGATCCGCAAGAGGATTCTGTGAGGGTCAAGAACCCAGAATGGCTTGTGGTGGTTGGGGTGTGTACCCATCTGGGGTGCATTCCCTTGCCGAATGCTGGTGACTTTGGTGGTTGGTTTTGCCCTTGCCATGGATCCCACTATGACATCTCAGGCAGGATTCGCAAAGGACCCGCACCATTCAACCTAGAGGTTCCCACTTATAGCTTCTTGGAAGAAAACAAGCTATTGGTTGGCTGA
- the LOC140816354 gene encoding obtusifoliol 14-alpha demethylase, protein MTVSMDVEESPPAYKQIMSVGLLLLATLVVAKFAYALIIPRSKKRLPPTVKSWPVLGGLVRFLRGPIVMLREEYPKTGSVFTLKLLNKNMTFLIGPEVSAHFFKAPESELSQQEVYQFNVPTFGPGVVFDVDYTVRQEQFRFFTEALRVNKLKSYVDQMVVEAEEYFSKWGESGEVDLKYELEHLIILTASRCLLGEEVRNQLFEDVSALFHDLDNGMLPISVIFPYLPIPAHHRRDQARKKLAEIFANIINSRRQTGKAQNDLLQCFIDSKYKNGRSTTESEVTGLLIAALFAGQHTSSITSTWSGAYLLCNPKYMSAVVDEQQKLVEKHGNKVDYDILSEMEVLYRCIKEALRLHPPLIMLLRSSHNDFSVKTREGIEYDIPKGHIVATSPAFANRLPHIFKDPDTYDPDRFGPGREEDKAAGAFSYISFGGGRHGCLGEPFAYLQIKAIWSHLLRNFELELVSPFPETDWNAMVVGVKGKVMVRYRRRELSLE, encoded by the exons ATGACGGTATCCATGGATGTGGAGGAATCACCCCCTGCCTACAAGCAAATCATGAGCGTGGGGCTCCTTCTGCTGGCAACTCTTGTGGTGGCAAAATTTGCATATGCATTGATAATTCCAAGATCCAAAAAAAGGCTGCCGCCTACGGTGAAGTCATGGCCGGTGCTGGGTGGCCTGGTGCGGTTCTTGAGAGGACCGATCGTGATGCTGCGTGAGGAGTACCCTAAGACTGGGAGTGTGTTCACTCTGAAACTCCTTAACAAGAACATGACTTTCCTGATCGGGCCTGAGGTTTCTGCCCATTTCTTCAAGGCCCCAGAATCCGAACTCAGTCAGCAAGAGGTGTACCAATTCAATGTGCCTACATTTGGGCCTGGGGTCGTGTTTGATGTGGACTACACCGTTAGGCAGGAGCAGTTCAGGTTTTTCACTGAGGCTCTTAGGGTTAATAAGCTGAAAAGTTATGTCGATCAGATGGTCGTGGAGGCAGAG GAATATTTCTCGAAATGGGGAGAGAGTGGTGAAGTGGATCTGAAGTATGAGTTGGAACACCTAATCATATTGACAGCGAGTAGATGTCTGTTGGGTGAAGAGGTTCGTAATCAGCTTTTTGAAGATGTTTCTGCTCTCTTTCACGATCTTGACAATGGAATGCTTCCTATCAGTGTGATATTTCCCTACCTGCCAATTCCAGCCCATCACCGTCGTGACCAAGCTCGTAAGAAGCTTGCTGAGATTTTCGCTAACATCATAAATTCTCGAAGACAAACAGGCAAGGCACAAAATGATTTGTTACAATGCTTCATAGATTCTAAGTATAAAAATGGGCGCTCTACGACTGAGTCAGAGGTTACTGGCCTGCTAATTGCTGCTCTTTTCGCTGGTCAGCACACAAGCTCCATTACTTCCACATGGTCAGGGGCGTACCTCCTCTGCAACCCAAAATACATGTCAGCTGTGGTGGATGAGCAGCAGAAATTAGTTGAGAAGCATGGGAATAAGGTTGATTATGACATTTTGTCTGAGATGGAAGTCCTATACCGTTGCATAAAGGAAGCCCTGAGACTCCACCCTCCACTTATAATGCTTCTACGTAGTTCACATAATGACTTTAGTGTGAAGACCAGAGAAGGTATCGAATACGACATTCCCAAAGGCCACATTGTAGCCACATCACCTGCCTTTGCAAACAGACTCCCACACATCTTCAAAGATCCAGACACTTATGATCCTGATAGGTTCGGGCCAGGGAGAGAGGAGGATAAGGCAGCTGGAGCTTTCTCCTACATATCTTTTGGTGGTGGGAGGCACGGTTGTCTAGGGGAGCCATTTGCATATCTGCAAATCAAAGCAATATGGAGCCATTTGCTCAGAAATTTTGAACTGGAGCTTGTTTCACCTTTTCCAGAGACAGACTGGAATGCCATGGTAGTGGGCGTGAAAGGAAAAGTTATGGTGCGGTACAGGCGCAGGGAGCTTTCCCTTGAATAA
- the LOC140816181 gene encoding protein NRT1/ PTR FAMILY 6.1 gives MDHDVGTGAREIKSTELVPTDHYAQEDANRRKKLGLYFLESDDGRMTALGGGYTPGGATPVNIHGKPLPDYKMSKTGGWIATFFIFGNEMAERMAYFGLSVNMVAFMFYVMHRPFEVSANAVNNFLGISQASSVLGGFLADAYLGRYWTIAIFATIYLAGLTGITICATMKTLVPNQDECSQIALLLGNCEPAKSWQMLYLYTVLYVTGFGAAGIRPCVSSFGADQFDERDRDYKAHLDRFFNFFYLSVTVGAIVAFTAVVYLQIKHGWGYAFGSLAIAMAMSNLVFFLGTPLYRHRLPGGSPLTRVAQVLVAAFRKRKDSFHSSEFVGLYELPGKRSAIKGSSKIAHTDDFRCLDKAALRLKEDGPCPSPWKLCTVTQVEEVKILVKLVPVPACTIMLNLVLTEFLTLSVQQAYTLNTHIGRLKLPVTCMPVFPGLSIFLLLSLYYSVFVPVSRRITGHPHGASQLQRVGIGLAVSILSVAVSGIFESYRRHYSIQHGYEASFLTPMPELSAYWLLIQYCLIGIAEVFCIVGLLEFLYEEAPDAMRSIGSAYAAVAGGLGCFGATILNNIVKAATGDARQRRPSWLSQNINTGRFDYFYWLLTVLSVINFCAFLYAACKYQYRTKEVLETREQANGL, from the exons ATGGATCATGATGTTGGCACTGGCGCTAGAGAAATCAAGTCCACTGAGTTAGTACCAACTGATCATTATGCACAGGAAGACGCGAATAGGAGGAAAAAGCTGGGACTGTATTTCCTTGAATCAGATGACGGACGGATGACTGCGCTTGGAGGTGGGTACACACCAGGCGGAGCGACACCCGTTAACATCCATGGAAAGCCCCTTCCTGACTACAAAATGTCCAAGACTGGTGGTTGGATAGCAACTTTCTTCATTTTTG GGAATGAAATGGCGGAGAGAATGGCTTACTTCGGACTCTCGGTTAACATGGTGGCTTTTATGTTCTACGTTATGCATCGACCTTTTGAAGTTTCAGCCAACGCAGTCAACAATTTCTTGGGGATATCGCAGGCATCATCTGTGCTGGGTGGTTTCCTTGCTGATGCATATCTTGGGAGATACTGGACGATAGCCATTTTCGCGACTATCTATCTTGCG GGTCTAACAGGAATAACCATATGCGCAACCATGAAGACTCTTGTGCCCAACCAAGACGAGTGCAGTCAGATTGCCCTTCTTTTAGGGAACTGCGAACCTGCAAAGTCTTGGCAGATGCTTTACCTCTACACAGTCCTATACGTGACTGGATTTGGGGCAGCTGGCATTAGGCCCTGCGTCTCTTCCTTTGGCGCTGATCAATTTGATGAAAGAGATAGGGACTACAAAGCCCACCTCGACAGATTTTTCAATTTCTTCTACCTCTCAGTCACGGTTGGGGCGATTGTGGCTTTCACAGCGGTCGTCTACCTTCAAATTAAACATGGGTGGGGTTATGCTTTTGGTTCATTGGCCATAGCCATGGCCATGTCCAACCTTGTTTTCTTTCTGGGCACTCCTCTTTATAGGCATAGGCTGCCCGGTGGCAGCCCCTTAACCCGGGTAGCACAAGTCTTAGTCGCCGCCTTTCGAAAGAGAAAAGATTCTTTTCATAGCAGCGAGTTTGTGGGCTTGTACGAGCTTCCGGGGAAAAGATCCGCCATAAAAGGTAGCTCCAAGATTGCCCACACCGATGATTTCAG GTGTTTGGACAAAGCAGCTCTGAGGCTGAAAGAAGATGGCCCCTGTCCAAGTCCATGGAAACTTTGCACTGTGACGCAAGTAGAAGAAGTGAAAATTCTTGTGAAACTCGTCCCTGTTCCAGCTTGCACCATCATGCTCAATCTAGTCTTAACAGAGTTCTTGACTCTATCAGTACAGCAGGCATACACACTGAACACTCATATTGGTCGTCTGAAACTCCCCGTCACCTGCATGCCAGTCTTCCCTGGACTCAGCATATTCCTATTGCTTTCTCTATATTACTCCGTGTTCGTCCCAGTATCAAGGCGAATCACCGGTCATCCACATGGTGCCTCTCAGCTTCAAAGGGTAGGCATAGGTTTAGCAGTTTCGATACTATCAGTGGCGGTTTCCGGAATCTTCGAAAGTTATAGACGACATTACTCCATACAACATGGGTACGAGGCCAGTTTTCTGACTCCAATGCCGGAACTGAGCGCTTATTGGCTTTTGATCCAGTACTGCTTGATAGGGATTGCCGAGGTGTTTTGCATCGTGGGATTGCTTGAATTTCTGTATGAAGAAGCTCCAGATGCCATGAGAAGTATAGGATCAGCCTATGCTGCAGTTGCCGGGGGATTGGGTTGCTTTGGTGCCACCATATTGAACAACATCGTCAAAGCTGCGACAGGGGATGCAAGGCAAAGGAGACCTTCCTGGTTGTCCCAGAATATAAATACAGGCCGATTTGATTACTTTTACTGGCTTCTTACAGTCTTGAGTGTCATAAATTTCTGTGCATTCTTGTACGCAGCGTGTAAGTATCAATACAGAACAAAAGAAGTGTTGGAAACGAGAGAGCAAGCAAATGGGTTGTAG
- the LOC140817303 gene encoding large ribosomal subunit protein uL22y-like — protein MVKYSREPDNATKSCKARGSDLRVHFKNTRETAHAIRKLPLAKAKRYLEDVLAHKQAIPFTRYCGGVGRTAQAKNRHSNGQGRWPAKSAKFILDLLKNAESNAEVKGLDVDTLFISHIQVNQAQKQRRRTYRAHGRINPYMSSPCHIELILSEKEEAVKKEPESQLATSKPRKA, from the exons ATG GTGAAGTACTCGAGAGAGCCTGATAACGCCACGAAAT CTTGCAAAGCTAGGGGATCCGATCTCCGAGTTCATTTCAAG AATACTAGGGAAACTGCGCATGCCATCAGAAAGCTGCCTCTAGCCAAGGCTAAAAGGTATTTGGAGGATGTCCTTGCCCACAAGCAGGCCATTCCTTTCACTCGCTACTGCGGCGGCGTTGGAAGAACTGCTCAAGCAAAGAACAGGCATTCCAATGGACAGGGTCGCTGGCCTGCAAAATCTGCTAAGTTCATCTTGGATTTACTGAAGAACGCCGAAAGTAATGCTGAG GTGAAAGGATTGGATGTCGATACACTTTTCATATCCCACATTCAAGTTAACCAGGCTCAGAAGCAAAGACGTCGCACATACCGCGCGCATGGGAGAATCAATC CTTACATGTCATCTCCTTGCCACATTGAGTTGATTCTTTCTGAGAAGGAAGAAGCTGTGAAAAAGGAG CCCGAATCTCAGTTGGCAACAAGCAAGCCTAGAAAAGCTTGA
- the LOC140817124 gene encoding signal peptidase complex subunit 1-like: MDWQGQKLAEQLMQLMLVIFAAVAFIVGYVFGSFRTMFVIYTAGVVVTSIVTIPNWPFFNRHPLNWLDPSEAEKYPKPQPAVNSGSKKKTSKK, encoded by the coding sequence ATGGATTGGCAGGGGCAGAAGCTAGCAGAGCAGCTGATGCAGCTGATGCTGGTAATTTTCGCTGCTGTGGCATTCATTGTAGGCTACGTGTTTGGGTCTTTTCGTACAATGTTCGTCATCTACACGGCAGGAGTCGTGGTAACTTCTATTGTTACCATCCCCAATTGGCCATTCTTCAACCGCCATCCTCTCAATTGGTTAGACCCAAGCGAAGCTGAAAAGTATCCCAAGCCACAGCCTGCTGTTAATTCTGGCTCAAAAAAGAAGACATCGAAGAAGTAG